From one Shewanella sp. GD04112 genomic stretch:
- a CDS encoding beta-ketoacyl-ACP synthase III, with product MKQVVISGSGLFTPPHSISNEALVESFNAYVDMFNLENAGLIEQGHVEPLSYSSSEFIEKASGIKHRYVMVKDGILDPEIMMPLIPERSSDELSMQAEIGVEAAVMALKQADVKAEQIDLVIVACAYTQRAYPAMAIEIQRALGTRGYGYDMQVACSSATFAIVAAANAIATGSASRVLVINPEICSAQVNYRDRDSHFIFGDVATAMVLEEQSLVAANKGFNIVSSRCFTDYSNNIRSNFGFLNRCDPSSAHQADKLFHQQGRKVFKELLPMIYQHLDEHLAEQSLTPQSFKRLWLHQANINMNQFVVKKLLGDEVTPEQAPVVLDEYANTASAGSVIAFHKYSADFKAGDLGLLSSFGAGYSIGSVILQKR from the coding sequence ATGAAACAGGTCGTTATTTCTGGCAGCGGTTTATTTACGCCGCCACACAGTATTTCAAATGAAGCTTTGGTGGAGAGCTTCAACGCCTATGTCGATATGTTTAACCTTGAAAATGCAGGATTAATTGAGCAGGGTCATGTCGAGCCGCTGTCTTATTCCTCCAGTGAGTTTATCGAGAAGGCCTCGGGCATCAAACACAGATATGTGATGGTTAAAGACGGTATTCTCGATCCTGAAATCATGATGCCGCTTATTCCTGAGCGCAGCAGTGACGAGTTATCTATGCAGGCCGAAATTGGGGTTGAGGCGGCAGTGATGGCGCTTAAGCAAGCGGATGTGAAGGCCGAGCAAATCGATTTAGTGATCGTTGCCTGTGCTTATACGCAGAGGGCTTATCCTGCGATGGCGATTGAAATACAGCGGGCACTGGGGACCCGTGGCTATGGCTACGATATGCAGGTTGCCTGTTCTTCGGCCACCTTTGCCATTGTGGCTGCCGCCAATGCGATTGCAACGGGCTCGGCGTCACGGGTGTTAGTGATTAACCCCGAAATTTGTTCGGCGCAGGTGAACTACCGTGACCGTGACAGTCATTTTATCTTCGGGGATGTGGCGACCGCTATGGTGCTTGAAGAGCAAAGCCTAGTGGCCGCCAATAAGGGCTTTAACATTGTTTCAAGTCGTTGCTTTACTGACTACTCAAACAATATTCGCAGTAATTTCGGGTTTTTAAATCGCTGCGATCCAAGCTCGGCGCATCAGGCGGATAAGTTATTCCATCAGCAAGGCCGCAAAGTCTTTAAAGAACTGTTGCCGATGATCTACCAACATTTAGACGAGCATTTGGCCGAGCAATCCCTTACGCCACAGTCCTTTAAACGTTTGTGGTTGCACCAAGCCAACATCAACATGAACCAATTTGTGGTGAAAAAGCTGCTAGGGGATGAGGTAACGCCTGAGCAAGCGCCCGTAGTGCTCGACGAGTATGCCAATACCGCCTCCGCAGGCTCAGTGATTGCCTTCCATAAATATTCCGCTGACTTTAAGGCGGGCGATTTAGGGCTATTAAGCTCCTTTGGCGCGGGTTACTCCATCGGTAGCGTGATCCTGCAAAAACGCTAA
- a CDS encoding methyltransferase — protein sequence MSFYHTPKALSAFDAKFEAQKIAFGPISFQVAHCLLKFEVLATIDQAGEQGVSIAQLAQTSVLNEYALGVLLDMGLSMGLVWLNGDAYVLDKTGYFLLHDDMAAINLNFVQDVCYQGLFQLDKALVAGKPAGLAVFGDWQTIYPALKDLPAEAKASWFAFDHYYSDHAFPQILPLVFAHSPKHLVDIGGNTGKWALSCCEFDPEVEVTLMDFPGQLAVAKDNAAKHGFAERIHTFATDLLDESRPFVEGADTYWMSQFLDCFSLEQILSILQRTAQAMTPNSQLFIVETFWDRQPSAASAYCVNATSLYFTAMANGNSRMYHSKDLITLLHQAGLYVDEDTDNLGLGHTLLRCKRKP from the coding sequence ATGTCCTTCTATCACACCCCGAAAGCCTTAAGTGCCTTTGATGCCAAATTTGAGGCGCAAAAAATCGCCTTTGGCCCCATCAGTTTTCAGGTTGCCCATTGCCTGCTGAAATTTGAAGTATTAGCCACCATTGACCAAGCAGGCGAACAAGGGGTAAGCATTGCCCAACTCGCGCAAACCAGTGTGTTAAACGAGTATGCCCTTGGCGTCTTACTCGATATGGGATTGAGTATGGGACTGGTATGGCTCAATGGCGATGCCTATGTACTCGATAAAACAGGCTATTTTTTACTGCACGATGATATGGCGGCCATTAACCTCAATTTTGTGCAGGACGTATGTTATCAGGGACTGTTTCAACTGGATAAGGCACTAGTCGCGGGTAAACCCGCGGGCTTAGCGGTATTTGGCGATTGGCAGACGATTTACCCCGCCCTTAAGGATTTACCTGCTGAGGCTAAGGCCAGCTGGTTTGCCTTCGATCACTATTATTCTGACCACGCTTTTCCGCAGATTTTACCCTTAGTGTTTGCCCATTCGCCCAAGCATTTAGTCGATATTGGCGGAAACACAGGTAAATGGGCGCTAAGCTGCTGTGAGTTTGATCCAGAGGTTGAAGTCACCCTGATGGACTTCCCCGGCCAATTAGCCGTAGCCAAAGACAATGCTGCCAAGCATGGCTTTGCCGAGCGGATCCATACCTTTGCCACCGATTTGCTCGATGAATCACGCCCCTTTGTCGAAGGCGCCGATACCTATTGGATGAGCCAGTTCCTCGACTGCTTCTCTTTGGAGCAAATCCTCAGCATTTTGCAACGCACCGCTCAGGCGATGACGCCAAATAGTCAGTTGTTCATTGTCGAAACCTTCTGGGACAGACAACCTTCCGCCGCCTCAGCCTATTGCGTCAATGCGACTAGCTTGTATTTTACTGCGATGGCCAATGGTAATAGCCGTATGTACCACTCTAAGGACTTGATAACGTTACTACATCAAGCGGGCTTATACGTCGATGAAGACACTGACAACCTTGGTCTGGGGCATACTTTGCTGCGTTGTAAACGAAAACCTTAA
- a CDS encoding RDD family protein yields MKQQQTDLGKDPRTMVTPKAFTIAESVLYTPLATPLRRALAMLIDGLFITILAEQMDWLFVLLVVGIIYIEKRSRQFGRLLKWGLYAAMLGLMLFSSAGNLWNFHQSNQSTREKVSAPQDINAVVKAIPDLVSLGLCENTDCAREQIRALQQTLENGPMEGMSAAERRDMVLDTLASTELSYADKALLRDEMMAGSLWPEVKVFEVTLDSTKGSVKNSAKDLAKDPNTLSSPQQLNQSLAGKLDAVPVSEPQTDGLVHAQTDNRAAMQNAPLVPDANLNPLHQTESRNSEADEEESDTRSVLAWIKGFMSDMGLGFGWAAFYFTVFTAKFDGQTLGKKLLGIRVIQLDGAKISLWGAFGRYGGYAAGFTTGLLGFMQIFWDANRQGIQDKISSTVVIDLAQMHKKQQLEQQQAQAEHALATVPTQNNATSAHLTTSTRSEHL; encoded by the coding sequence ATGAAGCAACAACAAACGGACTTGGGCAAAGATCCAAGAACTATGGTCACCCCTAAGGCATTCACTATTGCCGAATCTGTGCTTTACACCCCGCTAGCGACGCCATTAAGGCGGGCGCTGGCGATGTTAATCGACGGTTTATTCATCACTATTTTAGCCGAACAAATGGATTGGCTGTTTGTTCTGCTGGTGGTGGGGATTATTTATATCGAGAAACGCAGTCGCCAATTTGGCCGCTTACTCAAATGGGGCCTTTATGCTGCCATGCTGGGATTAATGCTCTTTAGCTCGGCGGGAAATTTGTGGAATTTCCATCAATCGAATCAATCCACCCGCGAAAAGGTCTCCGCGCCCCAGGATATTAATGCTGTTGTTAAGGCGATTCCAGATCTTGTCTCCCTCGGACTCTGTGAAAATACCGATTGTGCCCGTGAACAGATCCGTGCTTTGCAGCAGACGCTCGAAAATGGGCCCATGGAGGGAATGTCGGCAGCTGAGCGTCGCGATATGGTATTAGATACTTTAGCGAGCACGGAGTTATCCTATGCCGATAAAGCACTGTTACGTGATGAAATGATGGCGGGCAGCCTCTGGCCCGAGGTGAAGGTGTTTGAAGTCACCCTAGACTCCACCAAGGGCTCTGTGAAAAATTCAGCAAAGGATTTAGCTAAAGATCCAAACACATTATCATCGCCGCAACAGCTAAATCAGTCGCTCGCTGGCAAGCTTGATGCCGTTCCCGTATCTGAACCGCAAACCGATGGATTAGTCCACGCTCAAACCGATAATCGAGCGGCCATGCAAAACGCTCCCTTAGTTCCTGACGCCAACCTCAATCCTTTGCATCAAACCGAAAGCCGCAACAGTGAAGCCGATGAGGAAGAGAGTGACACCCGCAGTGTGCTGGCGTGGATCAAAGGCTTTATGAGCGATATGGGCTTAGGTTTTGGCTGGGCCGCATTTTACTTCACTGTGTTTACCGCCAAATTTGATGGTCAGACCTTAGGTAAGAAACTCTTAGGCATCCGCGTTATCCAACTCGATGGCGCTAAAATCAGCCTTTGGGGGGCATTTGGCCGTTATGGCGGTTATGCGGCGGGCTTCACGACGGGCTTACTGGGCTTTATGCAGATATTTTGGGATGCCAATCGGCAGGGGATCCAAGATAAAATATCTTCCACAGTCGTGATAGACTTAGCGCAAATGCATAAAAAGCAACAATTAGAGCAGCAACAGGCGCAGGCTGAACACGCATTGGCCACCGTGCCAACACAGAATAATGCGACGTCTGCTCACCTTACAACAAGCACCCGTTCGGAGCACCTATGA
- a CDS encoding carbohydrate binding family 9 domain-containing protein: protein MIWALLLKTFLPLVLSTAVFLSSPSLAGSASQFQLTIPTLEDAANIDGEFDEAVRQHAAQAELRYETQPGENTAAPVYTEARIYATQTSLFVAFTAKDSLPQHIRATLKDRDNLWGDDLVGIKLDTFNNARLAYQFFINPLGVQLDSIENELTGEESEAWDGIWKTAGKITAEGYQVEVELPLRLFNFDDKKPVQEWGFELIRYYPRNKNHRISTHRIDRNISCQLCQLGVATGLASAKQGQDLQITPSFVANRNEQKSENGWQAQSNYEPGLDLRWGINSRTLLNATINPDFSQVESDAGQLDINSTFALFFDEKRPFFLDNKDYFDTQVNLLHTRNIVSPDYGLKLTSQTEQHTWALLAANDSQTTFLMPGNLSSEVTSLAEESLNLAARYRFDMDKTFSFGGLITAKSSADNQLTAFAEQNDYHNYVMSLDAKYQPTAQDIFTAQVAYSQTRYPTALYQQFCGNVEGELTEGLLCGQTPLSCELGQCQVNEQVLRSQSDRDFSGALYQLTYEHNARDWFAYGEYHDVSPDFRADLGFVEKIDYRTFMAGGGLIWYPETVFNKIKFGGDWDITHNQAGEQLEQEFEIFWEMYGALQSELSFGIETRERVGPRHDSAQLAVLGNSNQYQETQGWLYGAITPTSALSLELEIHYGDEIDFLNDRLGTKTLINPIFKWKIANGLSVDVSHQYQHMEVEQDKLFSANLSDVRLHWQLSLHSFIRLSSIYTQIERNLAQYFYSTPDSEEAHLGNEILYGYKLNPQSVFYLGYSDSLTSDDELTRLTRDEKTYFMKLSYAWLL, encoded by the coding sequence ATGATTTGGGCCTTGTTGTTGAAGACGTTTCTCCCCTTAGTGTTATCGACTGCGGTATTTCTCAGTTCGCCAAGCTTGGCGGGCTCTGCCAGCCAATTTCAATTAACGATTCCGACCTTAGAAGATGCCGCCAATATTGATGGCGAATTTGATGAGGCGGTGCGGCAGCACGCGGCGCAGGCCGAGCTACGTTATGAGACTCAGCCCGGCGAAAACACGGCGGCGCCCGTTTACACCGAGGCCAGAATCTACGCGACCCAAACCAGCCTATTTGTGGCCTTTACCGCCAAAGACAGTCTGCCACAACATATTCGCGCCACGCTCAAGGACAGGGATAATCTTTGGGGCGACGATCTGGTGGGGATCAAACTCGATACCTTTAACAACGCGCGTTTGGCCTATCAGTTTTTTATCAATCCACTGGGCGTGCAATTAGACTCGATAGAGAATGAGCTCACGGGCGAAGAGAGCGAAGCTTGGGATGGCATTTGGAAAACCGCTGGAAAAATCACCGCCGAGGGTTACCAAGTTGAAGTCGAGCTGCCATTACGGCTATTTAACTTTGACGATAAAAAGCCCGTTCAAGAATGGGGATTTGAGCTGATCCGCTACTATCCACGCAATAAAAATCATCGCATCTCTACCCATAGAATCGATCGCAACATCAGTTGCCAGCTCTGCCAGCTTGGCGTCGCCACGGGTTTAGCCTCCGCCAAGCAAGGGCAAGATCTGCAAATTACCCCGTCCTTTGTCGCCAATCGCAATGAGCAAAAAAGCGAAAATGGTTGGCAAGCGCAAAGCAATTATGAACCCGGGCTCGATTTACGCTGGGGTATCAACTCACGCACCTTACTAAATGCCACCATTAACCCCGATTTCTCCCAGGTGGAATCCGATGCAGGCCAGCTCGATATCAACAGCACTTTTGCGCTATTTTTTGATGAGAAACGCCCCTTCTTCCTCGACAATAAAGACTATTTCGATACCCAAGTGAATCTGCTGCATACCCGCAATATTGTGTCGCCGGACTATGGGCTAAAACTCACCAGCCAAACCGAGCAACACACTTGGGCATTGCTGGCCGCTAATGACAGCCAAACCACCTTTTTGATGCCGGGGAATTTAAGTTCTGAGGTCACTTCCTTAGCAGAGGAAAGCCTCAATCTGGCGGCGCGTTACCGCTTCGACATGGATAAAACCTTCTCCTTTGGTGGGCTAATCACGGCCAAGAGCAGTGCCGACAACCAACTGACAGCATTTGCCGAGCAAAATGATTATCACAATTATGTCATGAGCTTAGATGCAAAATACCAACCGACAGCTCAGGATATTTTTACCGCTCAAGTTGCCTATTCCCAGACACGCTACCCTACTGCCCTGTATCAACAGTTTTGCGGCAATGTTGAGGGAGAACTGACAGAAGGGCTACTCTGCGGCCAAACGCCGTTAAGCTGTGAGCTCGGCCAATGCCAAGTGAATGAGCAAGTGTTACGTAGCCAATCGGATCGGGATTTCAGTGGCGCCCTGTATCAACTGACCTATGAACACAACGCCCGCGATTGGTTTGCCTACGGCGAGTACCACGACGTGTCTCCCGATTTTCGCGCCGATTTAGGCTTTGTGGAGAAAATTGATTACCGCACCTTTATGGCCGGTGGTGGCTTAATTTGGTATCCCGAAACCGTATTTAACAAGATTAAATTCGGCGGCGACTGGGATATCACCCACAATCAAGCTGGGGAGCAGCTAGAGCAAGAGTTTGAAATCTTTTGGGAAATGTATGGCGCGCTGCAGAGTGAGTTATCCTTTGGGATAGAAACTCGAGAACGCGTCGGCCCACGCCATGACAGCGCGCAACTAGCAGTATTAGGTAATAGCAATCAATACCAAGAAACCCAAGGCTGGCTTTACGGCGCGATTACGCCCACCTCAGCCCTGAGTCTTGAGCTGGAGATCCATTACGGCGATGAGATTGACTTCCTTAACGATCGATTAGGCACAAAAACCTTAATCAATCCGATATTCAAATGGAAAATTGCCAACGGCCTGTCGGTGGATGTTTCCCATCAATATCAACATATGGAAGTCGAGCAGGATAAACTCTTTAGCGCAAACCTCTCGGATGTGCGCCTGCACTGGCAATTGAGTCTGCACAGCTTTATTCGCCTATCGAGCATTTACACCCAAATCGAGCGTAATCTTGCACAGTATTTTTATTCGACACCCGATAGCGAAGAGGCACACTTAGGGAATGAAATCCTCTACGGCTACAAACTCAATCCCCAGAGCGTGTTCTATTTGGGCTATTCTGACAGTTTAACCTCGGATGATGAGCTCACTCGTCTCACTCGGGATGAGAAAACCTATTTTATGAAGCTAAGTTACGCCTGGTTACTCTAG
- a CDS encoding TDT family transporter, with amino-acid sequence MTSKRKRWTAQAAKLPSPMGGLALAIASLGWTWESVMPSLNGWGQLTGAAIASVLLMLLAAKFILHPSVLKNELSHPVVGSVIPTFAMALMVVSNLLGHYFPHAGLTLWLTAIVIHVIFLGAFIYYRAIDFKLEHMVPSWFVPPIGIIVAAVSFPSNGAPWLVNLILAFGMLAYLVMLPLMLYRLIFCQAVPDAAKPTIAILAAPASLSLAGYLTVCDQPSIALVAILASIAVLMTAVIYLAFFHLLKLPFSPGYAAFTFPMVIGATALFKTAHWLAQFSQMNELSQWVKLLADFELGVATLVVCYVAVRYLLHYLPQPIPKMNKVTAA; translated from the coding sequence ATGACTTCAAAACGTAAACGCTGGACAGCACAGGCAGCAAAATTACCTAGCCCTATGGGCGGACTCGCCCTCGCGATTGCAAGCTTAGGTTGGACTTGGGAGAGTGTGATGCCCTCACTCAATGGTTGGGGCCAACTGACAGGGGCAGCCATCGCCTCAGTTTTACTCATGCTGCTTGCGGCAAAATTTATACTGCATCCCTCAGTGCTGAAAAACGAACTCAGCCATCCGGTCGTCGGTAGTGTGATCCCGACATTCGCCATGGCCTTGATGGTAGTGTCGAACTTACTCGGCCATTATTTCCCCCATGCAGGCTTAACCCTTTGGCTAACCGCCATTGTTATCCATGTCATCTTTTTAGGCGCCTTTATTTACTACCGCGCTATCGACTTCAAACTCGAACATATGGTGCCCAGCTGGTTTGTGCCACCCATTGGCATCATAGTGGCGGCAGTATCCTTCCCAAGTAATGGCGCGCCTTGGTTAGTGAACTTGATCCTAGCCTTCGGCATGCTCGCATATTTAGTCATGTTGCCATTGATGCTCTATCGATTAATCTTCTGTCAGGCCGTGCCCGATGCCGCTAAACCAACGATTGCCATCCTCGCCGCGCCAGCCAGTTTATCGTTAGCGGGCTACTTAACTGTGTGCGATCAACCTTCGATTGCCTTGGTCGCCATATTGGCCAGTATTGCAGTATTGATGACTGCAGTGATTTATCTCGCTTTTTTCCATCTGCTCAAATTACCCTTTAGCCCTGGCTATGCAGCCTTCACCTTTCCCATGGTGATCGGCGCGACGGCACTGTTTAAAACCGCCCACTGGCTCGCGCAATTTAGTCAAATGAACGAGCTCAGCCAATGGGTAAAATTACTTGCCGACTTCGAACTCGGTGTTGCAACCTTAGTCGTTTGTTATGTGGCAGTAAGATATCTTCTCCATTATCTTCCTCAACCGATCCCCAAAATGAATAAAGTTACTGCGGCCTAA
- the cysK gene encoding cysteine synthase A, producing the protein MSKIFEDNSYTIGNTPLVRLNRVSQGKVLAKVEARNPSFSVKCRIGANMIWDAEKKGLLTKDHELIEPTSGNTGIALAYVAAARGYKLTLTMPNTMSLERRKLLKALGANLVLTEGAKGMKGAIDKAEEIRQSAPEKYIMLQQFNNPANPEIHEKTTGPEIWNDTDGAVDVFVAGVGTGGTITGVSRYLKKVAGKAITSVAVEPADSPVITQTLAGLPVQPGPHKIQGIGAGFIPGNLDLELIDRVETVTNDEAIDMARRLMQEEGILVGISSGAAVVAANRIAALPEFADKNIVVILPSAAERYLSSVLFQGQFGDEENIQ; encoded by the coding sequence ATGAGCAAAATTTTCGAAGACAATTCATATACTATTGGCAACACCCCGTTAGTGCGTTTAAACCGCGTAAGCCAAGGTAAAGTGCTGGCAAAGGTCGAAGCACGTAATCCAAGTTTCAGTGTCAAATGCCGTATCGGTGCCAATATGATTTGGGATGCCGAGAAAAAAGGCCTGCTCACCAAAGATCACGAACTGATTGAGCCTACCTCAGGTAATACCGGGATTGCCTTAGCCTATGTGGCGGCCGCCCGTGGTTATAAGCTGACGTTAACTATGCCAAATACTATGAGCTTAGAGCGTCGTAAACTGCTTAAAGCCTTGGGTGCAAACCTAGTGCTGACCGAAGGTGCAAAAGGCATGAAAGGTGCTATCGATAAAGCGGAAGAAATCCGTCAATCAGCGCCAGAAAAATACATTATGCTGCAGCAATTTAATAACCCTGCTAACCCTGAAATCCACGAAAAAACCACAGGTCCAGAGATTTGGAACGATACCGATGGTGCAGTGGATGTGTTTGTTGCGGGTGTAGGTACTGGCGGTACTATCACAGGCGTGAGCCGTTACCTGAAGAAAGTGGCTGGCAAAGCCATTACTTCTGTTGCGGTAGAACCCGCTGACTCACCAGTTATCACCCAAACCCTAGCGGGATTACCAGTACAACCAGGTCCGCACAAAATCCAAGGTATTGGCGCAGGTTTTATCCCTGGTAACTTAGATCTTGAGTTAATCGACCGCGTTGAAACCGTCACCAACGATGAAGCCATCGACATGGCGCGCCGCTTAATGCAAGAAGAAGGCATTTTAGTCGGTATTTCTTCTGGTGCAGCTGTGGTTGCGGCTAACCGCATCGCAGCTCTGCCTGAATTTGCGGATAAGAACATTGTGGTTATCCTGCCTTCAGCTGCTGAGCGTTACTTATCTTCGGTACTGTTCCAAGGCCAGTTTGGCGACGAAGAAAACATTCAGTAA
- the cysZ gene encoding sulfate transporter CysZ codes for MTQNSSSPSQGKSGVNYFLDGFGLIKRKGLRTFVFIPLMINLVLFAAVIYVAIGQLDVLFTWMNAQLPEYLSWLNFLLWPLAVTTMLVMLAFVFSSVMNWLAAPFNGLLAEKVEQLLTGKPMNTGSGMDVVKDLPRILGREWIKLKYYLPRALVFLLLFLVPMVGQTLAPILWFLFSAWMMAIQYCDYPFDNHKVSFKDMRFALNQTRGTSFTFGATVTLFSMIPVVNFIVMPVAICGATAMWVDKYREAYRNPVVSPE; via the coding sequence ATGACACAGAACTCCTCCTCCCCTTCGCAGGGTAAAAGTGGTGTGAATTATTTTCTCGATGGCTTTGGTTTAATCAAACGTAAAGGCCTGCGCACCTTTGTATTTATTCCGTTAATGATCAACTTAGTGCTGTTTGCGGCTGTTATCTATGTGGCGATTGGGCAGCTCGATGTGCTCTTCACTTGGATGAATGCCCAGCTCCCCGAATACTTAAGTTGGCTTAACTTTTTGCTCTGGCCGTTAGCGGTGACCACCATGTTGGTGATGCTGGCGTTTGTTTTTAGTTCGGTGATGAACTGGCTGGCCGCGCCTTTTAATGGCTTGCTGGCCGAAAAGGTCGAGCAGTTATTGACCGGCAAACCGATGAATACGGGCTCAGGCATGGACGTCGTCAAAGACTTACCGCGCATTCTTGGCCGTGAATGGATCAAACTCAAATACTATTTGCCCCGTGCGCTGGTATTTTTGCTGCTGTTTTTAGTGCCCATGGTGGGGCAAACCTTAGCGCCAATTTTGTGGTTTTTATTCAGCGCTTGGATGATGGCGATTCAATACTGCGACTATCCCTTTGATAACCACAAGGTGAGCTTCAAGGATATGCGCTTTGCCCTTAATCAAACCCGCGGCACCAGCTTTACCTTTGGCGCGACTGTGACCCTGTTTTCGATGATCCCTGTGGTCAACTTTATCGTCATGCCAGTCGCGATTTGTGGTGCCACCGCCATGTGGGTCGATAAGTACCGCGAAGCTTACCGTAATCCTGTGGTTTCTCCCGAATAA